In Harpia harpyja isolate bHarHar1 chromosome Z, bHarHar1 primary haplotype, whole genome shotgun sequence, a single window of DNA contains:
- the PLIN2 gene encoding perilipin-2 isoform X2, with protein MALAAIDPQQNIVSRVVNLPLVSSTYDMVSTAYITTKDNHPYLKSVCEIAEKGVKTITSVAMTSAMPIIQKLEPQIVVANSYACIGLDKIEERLPILNQPTDKVVANAKDVVVGAREAVTTTVTGAKETVAHTITGVVGRTKEAMQDSVEMTKSVVNGSINTVLGSRVVQMVSSGVDSALTKSETLVDQYLPLTEAELEKEAAKVEGFEVGVQKPSYYVRLGSLSSKVRTRAYQQALNKVRDAKQKSQETILQLHHTVSLIEYARKNMNSANQKLLDAQEKLYQSWVEWKKNTGQNDGDELHSAELIESRTLAIARSLTQQLQTTCLTLVSSLQGLPQNVQDQVYSVGSMAGDVYQSFWSASSLQELSDSFLTTSKGQLKKMKESLDDVMDYLVNNTPLNWLVGPFYPQLPGIQHAESKGEGEKNSSQKDKQPEHTIE; from the exons ATGGCATTGGCAGCAATTGATCCGCAGCAG AACATTGTATCAAGGGTTGTCAACCTTCCCTTGGTGAGCTCCACCTATGATATGGTGTCCACAGCTTACATTACCACAAAGGATAACCATCCTTATCTGAAGTCAGTATGTGAGATAGCAGAGAAAGGAGTGAAGACGATTACTTCAGTAGCCATGACAAGCGCTATGCCTATCATCCAGAAACTGGAACCACAAA TTGTAGTTGCCAACAGCTATGCGTGTATAGGTCTAGACAAAATTGAAGAGAGACTGCCTATACTGAATCAACCCACTGACAAG GTTGTCGCCAATGCCAAGGATGTAGTTGTTGGAGCCAGAGAAGCTGTAACAACCACTGTGACTGGTGCCAAGGAAACTGTTGCTCACACGATCACTGGCGTTGTGGGCAGGACTAAAGAAGCCATGCAAGACAGTGTAGAAATGACCAAGTCAGTTGTCAATGGCAGCATTAACACTGTCCTGGGAAGTCGTGTGGTGCAAATGGTGAGCAGTGGAGTGGACAGTGCTCTCACTAAATCGGAGACCCTTGTAGACCAGTATCTCCCACTTACAGAAGCAGAACTAG AGAAAGAAGCTGCAAAAGTTGAAGGTTTTGAAGTTGGAGTTCAGAAGCCAAGCTACTACGTTAGACTAGGATCCCTGTCTTCAAAGGTCCGCACACGTGCCTACCAACAAGCCTTAAACAAAGTTAGAGATGCTAAACAGAAAAGCCAGGAGACAATCTTGCAGCTCCACCACACTGTTAGTCTG ATCGAGTATGCCAGAAAGAACATGAATAGTGCCAATCAGAAACTTCTTGATGCTCAGGAAAAGCTTTATCAATCGTGggtagaatggaagaaaaatacaggccAAAATGATGGTGATGAACTGCATAGCGCTGAG CTTATTGAGTCAAGAACTCTAGCTATTGCACGGAGCCTCACTCAGCAGCTTCAGACCACCTGCCTCACACTGGTCTCAAGCCTACAGGGGCTGCCACAGAATGTGCAGGATCAGGTTTACAGTGTTGGGTCAATGGCAGGTGATGTCTACCAGAGCTTTTGGTCAGCATCCTCCCTCCAAGAATTATCAGACAGCTTTCTTACCACTAGCAAAGggcagctgaagaaaatgaaggagtCTCTGGATGATGTGATGGATTATCTTGTTAACAACACGCCGCTCAACTGGCTGGTAGGTCCCTTTTACCCACAACTGCCTGGCATTCAGCATGCTGAGAGCAAAggtgaaggggagaaaaattCCAGCCAGAAAGACAAACAGCCTGAACACACTATTGAATAA
- the PLIN2 gene encoding perilipin-2 isoform X1: MALAAIDPQQNIVSRVVNLPLVSSTYDMVSTAYITTKDNHPYLKSVCEIAEKGVKTITSVAMTSAMPIIQKLEPQIVVANSYACIGLDKIEERLPILNQPTDKVVANAKDVVVGAREAVTTTVTGAKETVAHTITGVVGRTKEAMQDSVEMTKSVVNGSINTVLGSRVVQMVSSGVDSALTKSETLVDQYLPLTEAELEKEAAKVEGFEVGVQKPSYYVRLGSLSSKVRTRAYQQALNKVRDAKQKSQETILQLHHTVSLIEYARKNMNSANQKLLDAQEKLYQSWVEWKKNTGQNDGDELHSAELIESRTLAIARSLTQQLQTTCLTLVSSLQGLPQNVQDQVYSVGSMAGDVYQSFWSASSLQELSDSFLTTSKGQLKKMKESLDDVMDYLVNNTPLNWLVPDFTITDLSSESDDIPDILDLDEDDQQDFSRTNGPYTTGQRAE; encoded by the exons ATGGCATTGGCAGCAATTGATCCGCAGCAG AACATTGTATCAAGGGTTGTCAACCTTCCCTTGGTGAGCTCCACCTATGATATGGTGTCCACAGCTTACATTACCACAAAGGATAACCATCCTTATCTGAAGTCAGTATGTGAGATAGCAGAGAAAGGAGTGAAGACGATTACTTCAGTAGCCATGACAAGCGCTATGCCTATCATCCAGAAACTGGAACCACAAA TTGTAGTTGCCAACAGCTATGCGTGTATAGGTCTAGACAAAATTGAAGAGAGACTGCCTATACTGAATCAACCCACTGACAAG GTTGTCGCCAATGCCAAGGATGTAGTTGTTGGAGCCAGAGAAGCTGTAACAACCACTGTGACTGGTGCCAAGGAAACTGTTGCTCACACGATCACTGGCGTTGTGGGCAGGACTAAAGAAGCCATGCAAGACAGTGTAGAAATGACCAAGTCAGTTGTCAATGGCAGCATTAACACTGTCCTGGGAAGTCGTGTGGTGCAAATGGTGAGCAGTGGAGTGGACAGTGCTCTCACTAAATCGGAGACCCTTGTAGACCAGTATCTCCCACTTACAGAAGCAGAACTAG AGAAAGAAGCTGCAAAAGTTGAAGGTTTTGAAGTTGGAGTTCAGAAGCCAAGCTACTACGTTAGACTAGGATCCCTGTCTTCAAAGGTCCGCACACGTGCCTACCAACAAGCCTTAAACAAAGTTAGAGATGCTAAACAGAAAAGCCAGGAGACAATCTTGCAGCTCCACCACACTGTTAGTCTG ATCGAGTATGCCAGAAAGAACATGAATAGTGCCAATCAGAAACTTCTTGATGCTCAGGAAAAGCTTTATCAATCGTGggtagaatggaagaaaaatacaggccAAAATGATGGTGATGAACTGCATAGCGCTGAG CTTATTGAGTCAAGAACTCTAGCTATTGCACGGAGCCTCACTCAGCAGCTTCAGACCACCTGCCTCACACTGGTCTCAAGCCTACAGGGGCTGCCACAGAATGTGCAGGATCAGGTTTACAGTGTTGGGTCAATGGCAGGTGATGTCTACCAGAGCTTTTGGTCAGCATCCTCCCTCCAAGAATTATCAGACAGCTTTCTTACCACTAGCAAAGggcagctgaagaaaatgaaggagtCTCTGGATGATGTGATGGATTATCTTGTTAACAACACGCCGCTCAACTGGCTG